attttttaagtaatttttattatgtattctgcttagaggtACAAATGcattattctatgacccgagagactttacaatacttcctgaaagttttgttgaaaaatattgatgtttggtcGGATTACAAGACagtgtttcacctgagtgattgcaatgacataacaCACTTTTATCCCCAGGGCCTTTATACTctagatttattttctcaaaataaatatttataaataaaataatagtgactcatttcattattatcagtaataagaaaaaaaactaattgtttagttcatgaaatagtatatgcttatatccactcgtttcttgatatttataaatgttgtaaaaacatatataataaaacacatgagacagattaaatgttataatataattataagtcaaatacatcagaagttcagtgttttccctttttttattagctctaaacaagtttctgtgatgttttgtttcgcTTTTGTCTCTTCCTGGCTGCTGTAAACAGTCTCCACCCTTTAGACACTACATACTGCTCAGTGAcgtcacacacaaaaaaaagtgaccgtcagtccctcccctatccattaATGTGTGTTTCAAGCTTGTAgcacaaagtgctttttttatcgtgtttacacgatcacggtCCTAGAaccccacttcagtatgattgtgttaacacgatctcagaccttaaagggttaatctatgggtaggagaggatccgtgatgtcctttgtgttcttcgccagctacattaagacacattttgacaggatgtaaggtgaatcttagccaaggatggtttacttggtatcatgaccaggtgctgcgatgtttggccttatcattggaagacaagcgcagcatgaccaacaggttgccatcAATGCCAGCAATAAGTGACACACgaacattcctccgtccaggggagtaacctccaagaaaaggtattaaaaccaaaactcatctaggacaactggaagctgctagagactggaaaattatgtcagatgttggacaatggcttattttcccacctgcgATTTCCACCACCACCCTTCAActtgatattgtcttgtggtctggatcagcacaccttgtttacctggtagagttaacagtgccatgggaggaagctgtggatgaggcgtatgaaaggaagaaactttggtacactcaactagctgctgaagtggaacagcaaggatggagagtccgggtttacccagtggagctaggtgttgtcgaggatttgtggcacactctacaacccgctTTCTCAGAGACAAGTGGTCAAGTGTTGCGATgtaatgaagaacttatctgaagcaacagagaGCGAACTTGCTCTGGTAGAGCCGAAAAGATTCTGGGTGAGGAGCTCAAGcatagtagaaagaaagcaacgttgatgtaaaggaaggcAAGTAAGTTGcacttagctgagtgggggatggaggggggtgatgctgggatgccagtaTCACTGCTGAGCCCTCTTaaagtgtcgtgggctagtcgacgaaatacCAAGGATGGAAGcttcccacttgaagaccccagagaagtaccctactcagctcagtccaaacggttgtcatgctgatgcgctagagaggctgcactgtggttgatccctggagccagcattgcagctgttgtgtgtgctgatgcgccaggaaggcaaaataggctgatccctggagccagcattacacttcagccatcaacaccaggcagaaggatagctacatcctcagatggaaggaaacacaaatggatcacattcatttacaataaaagaagctatgtcttagttggtgtttatccagccatttatattaaaatgaaacatggtgactgtgacaggatgactctgagtggtgacgtcaggccagaagcatgaactgcaaacacacaggcagtactgcaggcaaaagactTGTGGTGCACCATTTTTtattagacaaataaataaaatatttaaacaaaaagcacttgcttacagagcacaaaaataaaataataaacaaaacaagtcacaaacacaaataggtcaggctgggcaatagccttgaTGGATCTTTTAAATTAACTTtcatctctcctctcgctctcgtattctcctccgtacacccacccagagtgcagagcaTGGCAGGTTTATataaaggtgaccatctccctatttagcaacaaatgaattGCTTAATTCGGGGGGTGCCAACTGCTGCACAAGGTTTTaatcactcctggcagaggacgagtttactaacctcgcctctgccagaacatgattcaaaaaataaaacaacaacaaaacacagcgctttgccatcatatatatacagtgccttgcaaaagtattcatacccctgaccaattctgtcatattactgaattacaaatggtacattgaaatttcattctgttcgatattttattttaaaacacttaaactcaaaatcaattattgtaaggtgacattggttttatgttggaaaatatttttaagaaaaataaaaaactgaaatatcttgcttgcataagtattcaacccccacacattaatatttggtagagccacctttcgctgcaataacagctttaagtcttttggggtaagtatttaCCAGTTTTTCAGTGTTTCGGagggattttggcccattcttcttggcagatttgctccaggttgttcaggttggttggacgacgcttgtggaccgcaattttgaaatagtgccacagattctcaatgggattgagatcaggtctttgactgggccactgtaggacattcacctttttgttcttgagccactccaatgttgctttggccttgtgcttgggatcattgtcctgctgaaaggtgaatttcctctcaagcttcagttttttagcggactgaagcagattctcttgcagtattttcctgtattttgctccatccattcttccttcaattgtaacaagattcccagtccctattgatgagaagcatccccacagcatgatgctgccaccaccatacttcactgtagggatggtatgtcttgaggcatgggcagtgttaggtttgagccacacatagcgctttgagttttggccaaaaagctctatcttggtctcatctgaccacaaaaccttttcccacatcgcagctgggtcactctcatgctttctggcaaacaaatacaaaataacacaggggcggagagggagaccctgttctaaaaataaatactgtacagggctgctcgccctgttacagtgacCTTAACATTTGAATAGCTGGCTTAACTGATTGGTCAACTTAATGCAGTTACTGTAGTTCTACTAGTTGGATAACCCTGACAGTATACTATGCATCTTAAATAATCACCCCCAAATGTTTTTACAGCAGTACTTCACAGCACACACTATATTGACATTGAAATGCTTTAGAGACTAGTCATAGTATGTTGCATTACGGGAGTTGCCTCCTCtgagaaatattttttaatgttctgattgaTTGCATCTAAATGTTTATATGTGTCTGTTGATGTTTCCATGAGAACAGAGCATATGCTAACATAAAAGTAAAATGCCAGTTTGAAAGCTTTTCCAAATGTTTACACTCTTTGCACGTGTTGGCTTGAAGAAATTCTTCAGGGGCTTTTACAATCCTGGAGAAAGTAAGATTGGTTGAATGCCTTGGATTTTGACCATTTGCATTACATTCATGATTAGCTTATGTACAGTGTTTCAATattaatattgcttttttttttttacttgcagtaCCAGAACTAAAAGTGACACCCAAGGATAATGAAGGAGAGAAAATCGCGCAACTGGAGGATGAGGTTCAGCGTCTTTCCCAGACTGTGCTTGACCTGCAGTCTGCCATTACAGGGATGAATGATAACCTAAGAGTGAACATCCAGGAGGACACCAGCAAAATGCTGGTGACGCTGTTGAACAATCTAAACGTGCCTGACAGTGCTCTTGGAGGGGAGACTGAAAGCATTCACTTACCAGGCTTTGGATATGGCAGAGAGCAGATCGAGATGGAAGCGATCAAGTCTAAGCTTATTGATGTTTCGGACACCTTATCAAGCAAAAGTGTCATGCTGGAAGACCTGAATGGGAAGGTGAGTGGCCACGATGGACAGTTGAGACAGCTCATGGAGGCTCTCCGTGGTCCTCCTGCTACTGCATCATCGTTCGAAATTTATCAGGCATACATAGATAGCAAGTTTGACACGCTGAGAGATGAGATGCTTGAAGGGATTGAGATAAAGATGGCTGATTTAAAGAATTCCTGCGACTACAAAATACTGTCCGTGCAGCAGGAGTGCGAAGAACAAGAAAACAACTACCTTGGATTAACAGAACTCTTGGAGACAAAAGAGGCTGATCTGAGGAAAGAGATCAGTGACCTCAAGTCTGTGATGGAGGAATCACAAGGGACTGGAAAGACTAATTGCTGTACTTCGGGTTCCCAAGCTAAAGACCTTGATAGAAAGATCCAACGTATTGCTGAAGCCAACATGGCACTCAACGCAAGGTTGGACAATGAAGTGGCGCGTTTCACAACGCTTCAGCTGGAAGATATTTTTGCTGAACGCCTTGAAGACCTTGAGGCTAAAATGAATGTCACTGAGAAGAACTCAGAAGTGCACTGCTTTTACATAGAAGAGAAACTCAATACACATATTGCAGAAGAGGTGGATGGTCTGAGGGAATTGCTGGATGAGAGGCTGAAGTCTATAAAAGACCAGTATGGCAACATGCTTGTTGAGTTAAGCAATGGTTCTTCCAATGGATTAGATATTGACTTGGTATCTGCAATACAGAGGGAACTAGGATCCAATAAGAATCTGTTTAACAATGAGATTGAACGCCTAGAGGACAGGCTAAAAGGAGTGGAGAAACTCTGCTCTACAGAATGTAAATCCAATACGGAAGGTATGGAAAATGTCATAAGCAATTTACAGACTTTCAATAACAATTTAATCAATGTGCGATTGAAAATAGATGAAAATTCAGCAAAGCTCCGAACACTGGACAGCACTGTTCAGAAAGAGATCAGGACAGTCCATCACAACCGCCAAAACATTGTGACAATTGAGAGAGAAATCAGTTCCCTGAAGGATAATCTCAGTGGTTTGGATGGTGCTGTAAAAGGCCTAGAGGACACcataagtaaatacacagtagatCTGTTGCACATGAACTCTACCTCTGAACAGAAGGAGCGCATCCTAATGAGAGAGGTTAGTAAAATGCAGGAGGCACTGGACAATGTCTCccacaatgttttaaataatagtgAGGTCAGCGAGGTGAAGAAAAAGCTGGATCAGCTAAGAACTCAGGTTAGCAAAGATCTCAGTCAGTGCAAAGAAAGCACACAAGGCATCCAGAAGGAGGTCTCCAATGTGGATGGCAGAGTGACCAACGTTGAGAATGTGTGCAGCAAACTGGATACCGTTTCTGGCAGCCTGCAGAGGATCAAAGATGGCCTCAACAAACATGTTACCAGCCTGTGGAACTGCGTTCACCAGATCAATGGAACCATGAAATCTCATTCCAAGGACATCTTTGGACTGAAGGATACTGTACAGAAATTCCAGACTCAGGTCTCTGACATTACCAACAGCATTAAGGACTTGGTGCAGACTCAGATCGTACCAGGTAGGTCCTGCGTTTACCAAAATTTAGCTTTCTTTTCACATACCCATTAAGTCCAGTCTTCATTTGTGATGTTGCTACTTAAATCCCAAGCAGAGCTTACAAGAAATTCTAAATTTGCTTTTGTTAAGTAAATATATAGTTGTTGGTGAGCAGAAGCCTCTTGTTCATAGGAAAGGTTCGTAGGAAAGAAGGTAGCTCATTTGTAACTATGGACAAACGCACAAGTTTTGAGACTTCTACCAATATTCTACTGTGGTATACATTATGTGGTCAGGATTAGGCCAATTGGATCGAGTGGATAAAACACGAAACCAACATTCACATTCCTTGTCTTTGCTAAGCATTAATCTGTTACATCTGCCTAGTTTGAAATGTAATTCTTCAGTGCAAAGAAGACAGTCTATTTAATCGGATTCAGACATCAGAAAGAAGTGCCAGAAACTTAAAATAAGAACTTTCTTATACATATTGAAGAAGGTGTTTTCTGCTATGCCATGTGCAACACCCATGTGGAAAACTGATGTTGCATATGCAGGGTGCGACCAGTTTATTAATCCTTCCTGCATACAGTAACGCCATGTTCTGCTCCATACAGCTTGGTCACTAGTTGCAATAGGTATTGGTTTATTGGACCTCAACTAGCTCATTCCAGGCTCTGATTAGGCTTGTTTATAGCCAACTAACAAACAGCTACAGGGTACAGGGCTTAAATTTCAGTGCGTGATCGCCAGAATTGCGCATGTTCCAAGTTCTCCTGTATATCTGCAACTTTATTTTAAGACATCaagttactgtatttttcacccaatttagaaatGCCTGTAACGCAGCAATCACTAAGGAAGCACTATGAGctgcattctgagtagttctggttaaaataaatacataaataaataaaagtagtgttGGATATTTTAAGTGTCGCGAGATGTCATTCTCTCATACGTGATTCTCGGCCGCTATCTtcaagcattatagaaactcagtacacatcagtaaataaacagttttgaaaaaaaaagacgataataagtctatctaggtgttggtttgcaagcggtgacttttgctttaactcttaaaactcaaccccattcattttggggtgCCAGCGCACTgaaggttacgcacatattactcaggcactgtaaaaGCCACCTAACTGGTTCATGGCttctttaaaagtacagactcggggctttccaaagGTGTATTCTGTGTGTGTATACGATACTTGTTGCCGGAACTATGATCGCCTGAatttaagcctctcatcatgtgacagagttcacagcttaggttttgttttgagtctattgcttTGCCATTTTaccagctagactgaaaggggagGTATCGTaggaaagcttagaagctcagctcCCCCTCCTccatttcatttcatattgaaattcaaaggtgcagtgtttgttttttttaaatatttttttagcagtctatGATTACAATATAGGTAGCAatgaccaaacattatttttttggaaaagtgtttttttttttttttttttttttttttttacatactttctCATCTCTACCCCATGTAGTATGCCTGATTTATGGGGTGCACGGGGCTATCAGTTACGcccttttttccggcttcattcaTCTACtgttggtctcacttggccattgaaaggttttctcagctttttccggagaaaaaatgactagagacctgtactttacgtctttttgatgatgtcggacagggaccGACATCGAagtggaaaattgtaatgtcggacctcgTCCGAAATAGGACCACAAAGAGTTAATACCCTGTCTGTTTCTAAACAAGatatttaggggagctccctaataaaagcggaatctcaaaacaataattgtgtaaatataataattgttacagctgtgtataatggtaattaaaaaatgattaattcatctgactttttacatatctgcccttgcTCTAGTCCCATCGCAGTCGCATATGTGAGGGGTTACTGTAACCAGaatatatacaaatgtaatacTTGCACAAATGCCCAAAACTAACCCAAAAATTAGGCACCCACCCAAAGCCATTTTCTTCACGCACAATAAATACAAGCCCAGTTGTGCGTGAGCTCGCCCAGTCTGGCAAGTACATTGGCATGTTCACTACAAGGACATTTCGTcatagtttttaattaaatgcttctTTGTTTCATGAAGACAGTGGCATTGAGTAAATCATCCATGAGTAATATACGAAAGTATGAGGCCAAGCCAGAAGAGACTTTATTCACGGCAGACTCAAAACGAGGCATGATGTACAGATGTCAGCTTCCGGCCGCCAGTCAAACTGCAGCGGAGTGGAGTCTGAGAGAAATATGACGTTGCGTTGTTGTGTCCCGTGTTGTGTGTCTGATTCTCGATGTGATCccgagaaaagaaaatattttcatcGCTTTCCCAAAGAACAAAGATGAGAGAAGAGTGGGTGCAGAAAATAAGAAGAGACATCGGTCCTAATTTTCAGGTAAAGAACAAGAATCATCAAGTTTACTGATGTATCATCTGAAAACAATATGAAAAGCTTAACCTTGTTGTTCTTGTGCagtttaacaaattatttatgaatgggtaatgttttataaataaatctaaatacataatttatataGTAAATTATACAATTTACCAAGCTTTTAGGTTTCAGAGATGTTGCTAATTGAACCCTGTGAGGAGACATTCTTTTCCATTAACCAGAATGCCTTAGCCCTAACACTACATCCATTCTCATGTCTCTTAGCTGTATTTAGGAAACAATGAATAACACATGATAAATACCAATAAATTACAAgcaatacacaaattaaaaaataatataaaacataatgtAAATAGTATAACATTTTGAtgtcagtgatggttaaacgtgTGTGACGcttatctgattatttcattttggcctgttccaacccttgtttatataaggaaaagaaaaaaatatataattgatagctgtcaaaaatacatagctgaaaggactgtgttttaaaataagtaagcttCCATTTAGATTTagtgtagttggttttgttggtacagtattatattttcaacgatatgattctgaaaatatcacttgccaaaagagacaaccATGGACACATGGACCGTAATACAGTGCATACTTTCATgtctggtacgtattgtagcagtatgtaaaattccccatgaatgacccaacagcaaaatgaaataaaaatattacccacagaactgtgtaaaaggcaatgcaatttagcgaaagattataaaacaacaccagtttccagaattaagaGTATCCCAAGTCAGTATTTAAAGTTGCAGAATATAGTCCTCGATAAGGCACTAATGTCACGGTTCACTTGCAAATggaaatgcacaaaagcaactaaagatcacagatttaagaaaaatgcatcacagtatctaaaactgtttgaTGATTAACTAttacattaccatagcttgtctcttcgataaaaaaaaaaaaaaaaaacgccaaaaaaacaccaaaaaaacaccaaaaaaacgcaggctgtgacagataaacaagtacattgcaGGGTgtgttgtccaagggacaaaaaggtagaaaaatctacttgtccccTCCCCGTCAcacaaaagtagaatataacttgtaggattttggttttatttaacagtgacacagtcaatcaattagtgattaacagggccTGATGTACCCTTGTAGCTTGACGGGTTCaataaattcttcaagatacaaaAAGGTTCCCTGGTACCCCACCTCACCTAAACacatttataacatactttaaggaaatgttcctttcagtgcagctAGGAACACATTTAGTAGTACATTTGAGTACCATAtaaagagtacaactataataaacaCTACTTGaaagttattcaaatataaaaatagcttctgcctgatTTTTTCCACTTTTTCTGTGTTTgagctgaatccaactcctgatgtactggtattttagtttgttgcatcacagatacaaaatcattgccaactattactgctgctttgtggaattctgatttttcttgaagttttcagttttgtaactacTGAACCCCATATTTTTAAGGACTTGTGTAGACCCTggcaagtttctctgcattttttaactgtttttctaccaaaatgcatgcaatatttacattAAGCTCCattaaattctgcaaagacaaattagttttttttatttctattgtatacttaatttttttaaacagtgcaacATTTTATGGCTATTTTTCCTCATCAAACATCTTatcccatgatggctaactggaacactgctgaaGCAGGGTGATTATGGTTTCATActcgtaaaataaataaataccagtacataaatgaattaatacataaacacattgccatcaGATTTTAGGGAGTGGTAAGTAGGACatagtgccggctagaaaggaccggtcctaggatagaagagcaggcgaggcccactctagtagcggaccagcgaagctggacatggaagctaggatagaagatggtcactgactgagggcggcgatgctgacacaacccaggggcgaagggcccagcaaccgaagacaggatacggaaagtggtcactgactgagggcggcgatgccgacacaacccaggggcgaaggacccaacaaccgaaaacacatacgagggttatgactcggggagcgaCCTTGGGAGGAAGATGGttccggaagactgggacacgaaaggagatagagagggagaggtacccagcgtctgagacttatgtaaaggggcactcgttagacccccaattgatcgagacttcacactgcctgggacctgaaataagaacaaggcatagaggttagtatgggacttgagcatgagtagccatgtcccgaactgagacagagtatagaacagccttgagtgaagcaagataagcgcaggagctgcgaaagaacagagtgtggccgggggtccgctctgactcacatggtgagaaccccaacctcagggctaggcatcagcctccctttaccttcaggggggaagtgagattcacttgtcccccaaaggatggacccccggctcctcacgaaatctcccacaccgtgagatgaacaaaagcagcacataccagcgcataacataaacaaaagactagaaggacaaacgggacaaacaggaggatggttagtaatttagtaggatgtgactatgtgtatacctgctgctcagtggagaggaaaaaaaacccttgaggctgattaggggaaaatcTCTAGTGGCCCCGGAAGACAGGTaacccccactccgggcatgctagcatttttagaaggagcagcaactatatcagggaaggatgaatgaatgtaggaatccactgcagaggaggaccagctcccccacattcgtgatcaggctggggggaagggggggagtcgaggagggaggcctgctctggacgcaagggtggagaggagggagccatgcgatgaggcaaggagggaggcctgctctggaggagagggtggagaggagggaggcctgctcggagatgagggtggagaggagggaggtctgatCAGAGGCgagagtggaggagaggaggtaggcctgctcagaggcgagctggaggagaggagggaggtctgctctggaggcgagggtggaggagaggagggaggtctgctctggaggagagggtggagtcgagtagggaggcctactcacgaggcgagggtggagaggaaggaggcatGCTTGGAGGCaggggtggaggaatggagggaggtctgctcgaaggcGAGACGAGTGATAATAGgtgtgagaggaatcaatgaacagatggtctgaggagggggtgggtggttcctgctggggagataccttgaaaagggggatagtgGACTTGATACATGACGGGTGAGTGGACCGACTGcactgaattgatccgtcttgaggtatgcagccaagtgatggagtaagcatggaaggcggccgagaggcagctgatctccattgtagggggagaagcggcttttctgaagagtggaaattagcaaatggagaatgtatgttaatgtaga
This Polyodon spathula isolate WHYD16114869_AA chromosome 3, ASM1765450v1, whole genome shotgun sequence DNA region includes the following protein-coding sequences:
- the LOC121313158 gene encoding EMILIN-2-like, which encodes MYVLNTTKMKRMQTGTGLNLLIFCILISWSLIYATPSSSRYNLFSAGAAYSGSASRPSNTNKNWCAHIVYKNVTCAVLDGIGNDMEAEYRTHFRPTYKIAYKTVTELEWKCCPGFRGADCKEVKEGPPKQTSLGPNTAPIPVQHGSIPELKVTPKDNEGEKIAQLEDEVQRLSQTVLDLQSAITGMNDNLRVNIQEDTSKMLVTLLNNLNVPDSALGGETESIHLPGFGYGREQIEMEAIKSKLIDVSDTLSSKSVMLEDLNGKVSGHDGQLRQLMEALRGPPATASSFEIYQAYIDSKFDTLRDEMLEGIEIKMADLKNSCDYKILSVQQECEEQENNYLGLTELLETKEADLRKEISDLKSVMEESQGTGKTNCCTSGSQAKDLDRKIQRIAEANMALNARLDNEVARFTTLQLEDIFAERLEDLEAKMNVTEKNSEVHCFYIEEKLNTHIAEEVDGLRELLDERLKSIKDQYGNMLVELSNGSSNGLDIDLVSAIQRELGSNKNLFNNEIERLEDRLKGVEKLCSTECKSNTEGMENVISNLQTFNNNLINVRLKIDENSAKLRTLDSTVQKEIRTVHHNRQNIVTIEREISSLKDNLSGLDGAVKGLEDTISKYTVDLLHMNSTSEQKERILMREVSKMQEALDNVSHNVLNNSEVSEVKKKLDQLRTQVSKDLSQCKESTQGIQKEVSNVDGRVTNVENVCSKLDTVSGSLQRIKDGLNKHVTSLWNCVHQINGTMKSHSKDIFGLKDTVQKFQTQVSDITNSIKDLVQTQIVPEKGDTGFPTMPRAPVHPVPPKLHEPVPPRQRVPVISRPPVLVTTRPRVPITSKPRVPIVPRQHEVVMETGEAGPPGTVLKKVAVLPEGTGGFMPDFKGFAGAPGYLLTPTSYKPNIVPGRPPLKPSSFNPNVIPVSSFDIAEPFSFSAGLTRKPFPGDVGVIRFNKVLVNDGGHYNPQTGILTAPYRGRYLISAVLVPERDERVEAVLSVSHESVIHLDTSGYRKELLEYNKPSLGQQTCGGTGMFNVILSLKQGDEVSIVVTAGKLAYTQSNEIISTFSGVFLYPPPSSK